A part of Deltaproteobacteria bacterium genomic DNA contains:
- a CDS encoding DUF3179 domain-containing protein, which translates to MTCRNSLRSSTVLSFPFSSRLFTFVLPFFTVLVLLLVPFSLHSHAAQRDELLVDALVANLTHPSQHYRVEAIQALGELKNPAAIPALIELLRFNELFGISPVPVLEKLTGEKFGEAWDKWHEWLQAHEEIRANKNFLAWKANVYTRIDPAFENFLYPGVPYRLRLEEMVWGGVRKDGIPALTNPKHVSPGEAKYLTPHEPVFGVSINNDHRAYPLRILDWHEMFNDVVGGKAVTLSY; encoded by the coding sequence ATGACGTGCCGGAACTCGTTACGATCATCAACCGTGCTTTCTTTCCCCTTTTCTTCCCGTCTTTTCACTTTTGTTCTTCCCTTTTTCACCGTTCTCGTTCTTCTCCTTGTCCCCTTTTCTCTTCACAGTCATGCTGCGCAACGAGATGAACTCCTCGTCGATGCGTTGGTCGCGAACCTGACCCACCCGAGTCAACATTATCGTGTCGAAGCGATACAGGCCCTCGGCGAATTGAAGAACCCCGCGGCAATTCCAGCGCTCATAGAACTCTTACGTTTCAACGAACTGTTTGGCATCTCACCGGTACCGGTTTTAGAAAAGCTCACTGGTGAAAAGTTTGGCGAGGCATGGGACAAATGGCACGAATGGCTGCAAGCACATGAAGAAATTCGTGCCAACAAAAATTTTCTCGCCTGGAAAGCGAACGTCTATACACGTATCGATCCTGCGTTTGAGAATTTTCTTTATCCAGGTGTCCCCTATCGCCTACGGCTTGAAGAAATGGTCTGGGGTGGAGTGCGTAAAGATGGCATCCCTGCCCTGACCAATCCTAAGCATGTCAGCCCTGGGGAAGCGAAGTATCTCACCCCGCACGAACCCGTTTTCGGTGTCTCCATCAACAACGATCATCGCGCCTATCCACTGCGTATCCTTGATT